gaggttatggtgccatcgtcagataaggacaaaggcaacatacgatcTGAGGATTGTACCATGCAGATCgtagagcttggggtggaaacacatgagagtatTAAATTGGATTCTCGGACAGCCTTTAATTCTTTGTTGAGGAGATTAGACCAGGAGAGGGACGAGAAAAATGAATTGAAGTagaagtgtgaacaactgaccaatgttcttttaaaggtcacacaatcttctcaagaaattgagcccataggatcctcaatagacaccgaagctctaaagaagattgaacaggtaggagctaaaggTCGAGTGATGGATAAGTGGATTTcacggctaaggtcagaaggctctcatcttctaagttcgaCAGTGGGACTATTGGCGGACTATGAAGTAATCCAGAGTTAGATGCAAGAATTCAAAACTTCATTATcataggagattgaggaagttgtgaaaagtactaccttttggagcaaaatggaggacttcaagatagatgtccttgttgaaaataaggtaattcccacaagggaaaagtacatccagatcttgtcattattgtctcataagcaatagacaataaggttgatgatggcAGAACTGGaccgagaaaagaaagaaggtgatgacgagattgatctcatttttgccaaagttgccGATCTTCCTTGTTACTTATATGATGGCGATCAAAATCTCGTTACTGGAGAAGCTATCACACAAGAATTCCTTGCCTTAATAGATCACTGCacgggacaagatttctcacttgacacatttgataagctattggagatctaggttagttttgaagtccttgcatccatgctaaaggatgggcaaaagaaacaggtaaagattgaagatgcaatttcccgCGTCCGAGTAatcacaagttctaccccaatGCCGAACGAAGCAGAGATGAAAGCTATCCTAGCTAAGTTCGAAGattttcagaaatccaatgaggaggagaatgaaGAATGAAGTGATCCCTTTTGACACCTTCCCTTTATGCAGTTGCATCGATAGATGCTGTCAGTTTTTATGCAGTTGCACGttttctttatgttgtagttgtagtaaaatgggactgtgcagttgaataagtcaactgtacCCActtttttctccattcttttcctatttaaggaggacctctTTTGTAAATATTATCTTTTTcgtgcttagcaaaactctgcaaattttttatcccaactaagactttgggcttttgttgtgaaaattctatcaagcaaataaagaaaacagatttgttgatctcaaactttgtgttgtgtcaagaaaattgtttatataatttaatgttcctatgtccattgaatatatatgttctttatttctttgatcttgaagatattgttatgtgggttaaAGAGCTCCTGAATCATGCAAGTAGACTGTGTGCTCttagcatatttgggaaatcttctgataaattaagtaattagtggtaagctttgtattgctgcaattacttttagtttaaagaattaggaattcatacttgaagactttgagctgcgagttaaatttctaactttttgtaataatcagtttgagttaagattacattcaagagagactttgtgctacttgactGTAAGTTTTAGCatagtttgttagattcattgttcttttctttaagtatgtaaagaggtagagaaattgtaacaaggtgaagggagaatacatagactctggaaaaagagagttatatgcccaacaccaacccataGATTCTGATTTCTTatcaattagagaagaaatttcaaagggaacctccccttgatgagaggagagagtaatttctcaacatagctgtgtgtggaccatatattttgtcattagtacgctggtgacaaaatattcacccaacaagagGTAAAGAGGTAGCAGGACAAAGTTAAAAATCAATACAATCCTGAGTTcaatacttcatcatgagttttgtgactatgttttattgaaattttctattaTATGTGAGGACATATAAGGTGTCATCAGTATCTATATTATTGTTTTAACTTCTAATAGTCAGATCAACAAGGCTGTGATTAGTTATTTCATGTCTGTTTTTTCCtgcatatttatttaaatttggaAGTCTTGGAAACCTTAGTTTTTGATGCATCATTGAATTCTAGGATTTTGAAAATGGATTCAAattatgctcaacatagaaatgtgTATGGCCGCCAGATACTTGGGAATTCAAATGGAACCGTTTGTGAGAAGTGTAGCACTATATAAATAGGGATAACATATGGTAGGGAATATTGACTTGGGAATGAAGCTAGTCCGACTTCTAACTTTCTTTAGTCAATGTTTATGGTAATGTTATTTTTTTCATATTGCTGTATTTTCTTTAACGTCATTGCTTCACAATCACTGAATTTGTTATGCACAAAATCAAAATGTAAATGGATTGCAATATGAATGACTATATTTTTTTCACAAATCATGTTTTCATTTAAAATTTTCTACATCAGAAATGATTGAACGGTGAGAAATGGGAATGCTTCTTATGAAGATATGCTTTATAAGATTTTAGCTTGTGCAAAGGCCATGGAATACTATTAAGCTAGTAAATATGCATGACCTAATAGTGAAATTGGTTGATACATTAGATTAGAAAATcaaaatttccttttcctttgggaaaCGTACAGATGTGCATCTTTTTTATTAGTGTGTCTTGCATGCCAATATTTGTTGCTTGCAATTCTGTGCTTGTTATGACAAAATCTGTGAGTGATCCTTTCAGACTTGAAATTCCTAAAATATTATGGTTTATGACAATATAGTTGATTTAATATTTCCTTTTTGATGGTTGATAATCTCTCTGAATGTGCAGAATATTTCAAGAAGTAACAGATTTAGAACGTGAACTAATGGAACTGAAAATGCATATTTCTCAACAAGGGATTCTTGTACGTGATATGAAGGATAGTATTTCTCTTGAGTCATTATCAAGTAATTCATGGACTGATATGTCTCCAAGGTCTGTATATCTCGACCATGAACCTTCAAGTGAACTAGCGCACCACATCTACCATCTTACGGATATTTTAGGTGTTCTTTTGTCTGAACATAAAGAAGAGGAAGCATTGTCTGTCCTAGAAGCAGAGGAGAGATATTTTCTAGAGGTTCAGAAAGAAGAAAACATTTCATCTTCACTGCTAGCATTATATGAATCTATTCTTTCTAAGTGGAAGGGCAGGCTTGCAGAACAGTTTGTTCAAATTGTTAAACAACCCAGGATTCGTAGTAGTGAACTACAAAAGATATTGTCTGGCCTTTGTAGACTTGGAGATGGTCCTCATGCACATACTCTATTGCTCAACTCCTATCACTTGCGCCTTCAGACCAAGATTCAAAATGTGTTACCTTCTTGTGGAATATACTCTGCAAATTATGTGACAACTCTGGCACGAATCGTATTTTCTACCATTTCATTGGCTGCTAAACATTCTGTGGAAATATTTGGTGAAGCATCTGCATGCACATCAGAGCTTGTTTTGTGGGCACATAAGGAAACAGATAACTTTGTCGAATTAGTTAAGAAACATGTCTTATCCTTCAAAGAGAGAGCAGGTTGGTTTCAATCTGCTGTTGAATGGGTGCAAGTGGCAGTAGGACATTGTAGCTTGCTGGAAGGTCAGGGAATAGCATTGTGTCCTTATCTCCTAAAGCTCATAAAACCATTTATGGAAGAGGTTTTAGCTGTAAACATAAAACGGATTGAGATAAATGTTAGCATTGCTGCTGCAAATGATGATTGGTTGGTTACTTCTTCACATGTTCTAAATCTTTTCGTGGACAAGCATTCCAACTTGTCAAATATTGCTGGTGACTTGGCGACCCAGTGTAGATTGACTAGCAGTGCACACAAATTTATTTCCATGGTCCAGGTGCATACTTGTTCCTCTTTCTATGCTAGCTGCTAGTAATGATAATTAGTCAGCTACTACTTGGAAATACTTGAAATCCAAGGAAACAATATAAGAAATGGTATTAGTTATTGAGGCATTTTGGTTGAAATGACACCTATTGCATTTCAGAAAAATGGAAAATATGAAGCATTCGCTTGATGCTTGAATCGGATAGTTTGTCTGTTTGAGAATTATTTTTTAATGCTTCTTCTTAatatctttgattcatttcaacTCCCTTTGTTCTATTTGCTCCTTTTATTCTTTTAAGATTACTGCATTTTGTAATAATAAATTTAAGAAGCATATTTTATTGTTTTGCAAAACAAACAGGGATAAAAACAGCATTTGCTATGGAATAGCAGTGCTGAGAATCAAAATTCTCACTGAGCAACACTATTTACTAACTTTAAAGTCGttcaataaatataaaattacAATCATAGATGCAATAATTCTTGAATTGTATACTTTGCATGTTTTACACACCTTATTTTATAGCCCAACACAATTAGTAGGGTCAGGGACATTGTTCCAGGCTTCCAGCTGAGAGGTATGGTTGGTTAGTGACTTTGAAGACAAAAGACCCTAAATTTATTTGGGGCCCGTATAGGTGGTTTTGTGGTCCATGGTACTATATTCATTACATTGTAATACGACTTAGCTGCTTCCCATATTGATGTGTGTAAGGAAGTTAAAGTAGAGTGTATAGGGCTAGTAGAGTTCCCCCTACCGATGACATTGAGGTGAAGGGAGGCTTCATGGAGGCCATTGAGAAGATTATCAAATTGGTTACAtaaatgataaattttattttattttctgattATTTTTAATTAGTTTCTAATACTATATATTATTTTAGCCATCATCCCCAAATTTTGGTAAAAAAATTGCCATCACCAAAACCCATCCCCATGTCCCTATCATCCCCAAATTTTGAGCAAATTGCTACCATAAGGGTAGCTCCTTTCATTGATTCAAAAGAGAACAtacatttcaatatatatatattgagcAAATTGCTACCATAGGGGTACTTCCTTTCATTGATTCAAAAGAGAACATACATTTCAAGAGCAGAGAGAGAAAACAGTATCATACTTGTCTCCATTCTCTAGGATCTCTTCCACCTTGAAagctgaaagatccctgatggatcccttttctgatctgctgtaatttttatttaataatctaggtttttgtaattttctggtgatcttatagaatagacaaaaGTGCAGAAAGggggtttgtttctttttgttttggagttttgaagatatatatataaagaaacagTAAACAATAAGAGTGCAAAATAAGAATGGGAACAATGTTCATAAATTAGAACACTTACAATCTAAAATACTACAACTCGTACCAGGACAATAATCTGATTTCCTTGTATTCCAGCAATTATCATTTACCAATTTGGAGCTGCTACAAAATGAATTGACCAGCAATGAATAAGCAAGATAGAACATGCAGATTTCCAGCTCTTCACACCAGCAACAAACCAAACGTGGACAAAAAGGAAGAATGACGCCACCACAAGTCCCAATGGGCTGCAGCTGTAGTCACGTGCCAGCTGAATAAGGTTAGCTGCCTTGATGAAACCCTCTGAATGCAATCTGAATCCTCTGCAATCAATAGCACACCCAATCTCTGTCAACCAATGCCCAACACCCTGAAATATCTACTGACAAACTACTGCcgggggctacgtcccagccagtatccaacctggggtttgcgtcccagatgaagAATCGCTCTACCAGAGCAAATTCGCAAGAAGCAAGTTTTGAATGTGTAAAAGATATCCAAGAGTTAGGTcacaacttccttataacaccttcccacttagctcgaaccctaaaagtgactcaatggggcgtttagggttaaaatgttatatttctcattttaagttgccaagtgtaTAGAAAAACggccttttttcaaatataaagaaatccgttcaccaAAAGGATttgagtcaaaagagaaatatttagaaaagtccaagacctttccaacgagctattacaccaagggatacgcatccagatgaggccaaaaatcccttattactccaaaatggctataaacatagccttatttaaataataaacgctaacttaggaaatattaaaaatataagccaaatagctgcaaaatgctcaaatgacaccacaaaccagaaagtcaacctgccacctgtctgtgatTGAAGTCGAAAATCAAGGAtccactggcagtctcatccctaaaatctagggatgctcctagaaactaggaaacaaacccaaatcctctgaaactgaacccaaagaataatctcaaggatacccaaccctgggtatggtcataacctcctaaatagtagggatatcctccataaatgtaggaactgtctcctaaaaataaggaactgttccaaactgatcaactactgccagaacaccaagtcccagacactgtataaccacactgagtctctatccatcgTTGTCAgtctacaagaccccataataagctgactcacatgtctctgcgaGACAGAGCTAAAGAGAGGACATGACAAAAGCATCAACAACAAACCCCGTGATttcttttgtgttcatttttttagagCAAAAATTGCTGAATCTTTCAACTGTGGGGAAACTAAGTGCCAGATAGCACATTTGGTGGCCTCGTGATCCCCAAAGGTCCTTGGAATGTTGTAGACAAATTTCTCCAATAGCTTCGCATTATGGGTGTGCAGGCCAAACAACaacttatctcctatgatcttctgaACCACATCTTCCACATTCCCACTGATCACGAATAATCCCTTCAACTACTCATGCACTGACTCTTGCTCATAGCTACATTCATAGTTCGGGATGATTACGAACTTAGAGGAAGAAGAGCTCACCGTGATGGATCCCTCATCACGAAGCCAAAGGAGATGATCCCATATTTATAAACTGCACAAGCAATCGTCTCGACAGGATGTCGATTAGGAAAGACTCCTCTTTCTTCGCATGTGAAAAATCAACTTTCCAGATTTGTCTGTCCTTCAGATAAGACCAATCCATTCAAAGATCCAAGGCCGTCGGAGATTATTATTCTTTTCCTCTAATCGATAGCGTGATTGGACAACAAGTTCGCTATGTTATTTGCCTCCTTGTAGATGTGTCTGATCGAGTACTCTGCACAATCTTCTGATATCTTCCAAATGTTGTCGGTCCACATTCTTGACTTCCAACTTGGAGTCGTGCCGGTGCTAATGGCTTGTATGACATTCAACGAATCCCCTTCAATAGCTATAATTGTCATCCCTTTCTCTTTGCACATACTCATTTCGACTTGCATGGTGGCAAACTCTGCATCATTGTTCGTTCCATCAGGCAACTTGGTAGATCCACCCCAAGCTAAATCACCCCTACCATTTCTGATTATAAAGCCATCTCTAGATGGACCTGGATTACCATGTGAGGTGTTGCCAAAATTTAGTATGAGACGACCTTCGTGGGGGGGGTAACTGTCAGTGAGAATTTGTCCAGTCCGTATTGTTAGTGATTGTATCCCCTTTCAGCGGTATGAGGTGTGCCCACACCTTAGTCATACGATCATCCCAAGTAgtgaatgaaaaatgagatttaatTGCCACACATACATTCACATGCTCACAGATGGCAATCTCCATCTTGCTAATTATAGTATTTCGTTCCATCTCCTTACTCTTGAAAATTCGATAGTTCCTTTCTTTCTATAGATGCTAGATTAGATTGGTGGGAATAGCATACCATAAACC
The nucleotide sequence above comes from Cryptomeria japonica chromosome 11, Sugi_1.0, whole genome shotgun sequence. Encoded proteins:
- the LOC131068771 gene encoding exocyst complex component EXO84B isoform X2, with product MNNRAMEVGGQSSEEFGPSGVANGGEETDYDVGNGLSLLKGDVLMADDEDDSKFQSMTEKGIRHLCLELLDLKKASTEELRRNVYSNHSEFLRIFQEVTDLERELMELKMHISQQGILVRDMKDSISLESLSSNSWTDMSPRSVYLDHEPSSELAHHIYHLTDILGVLLSEHKEEEALSVLEAEERYFLEVQKEENISSSLLALYESILSKWKGRLAEQFVQIVKQPRIRSSELQKILSGLCRLGDGPHAHTLLLNSYHLRLQTKIQNVLPSCGIYSANYVTTLARIVFSTISLAAKHSVEIFGEASACTSELVLWAHKETDNFVELVKKHVLSFKERAGWFQSAVEWVQVAVGHCSLLEGQGIALCPYLLKLIKPFMEEVLAVNIKRIEINVSIAAANDDWLVTSSHVLNLFVDKHSNLSNIAGDLATQCRLTSSAHKFISMVQDILEDLAPLINLQIGQSIVDSITVLFNKYIDILARAMPCLSGDELNIGCSFDSKLNPAKTESQQLALLANATALADELLPRYVSKFSILKGGNLDCPSKGNHMILIRNASHLIECKDWRCHLQHSVDKLRDQFCQQYVLNQIYSTQGDTRLTALRYLNDKSKDLFLDQNPMPSSPFQAWFLKLTQLGQLSADILDGRDRATSQLLMRLTETFVIWLSSDQEFWDAMEHSSPPLSPFGLQQVCSTNIF
- the LOC131068771 gene encoding exocyst complex component EXO84B isoform X3 codes for the protein MNNRAMEVGGQSSEEFGPSGVANGGEETDYDVGNGLSLLKGDVLMADDEDDSKFQSMTEKGIRHLCLELLDLKKASTEELRRNVYSNHSEFLRIFQEVTDLERELMELKMHISQQGILVRDMKDSISLESLSSNSWTDMSPRSVYLDHEPSSELAHHIYHLTDILGVLLSEHKEEEALSVLEAEERYFLEVQKEENISSSLLALYESILSKWKGRLAEQFVQIVKQPRIRSSELQKILSGLCRLGDGPHAHTLLLNSYHLRLQTKIQNVLPSCGIYSANYVTTLARIVFSTISLAAKHSVEIFGEASACTSELVLWAHKETDNFVELVKKHVLSFKERAGWFQSAVEWVQVAVGHCSLLEGQGIALCPYLLKLIKPFMEEVLAVNIKRIEINVSIAAANDDWLVTSSHVLNLFVDKHSNLSNIAGDLATQCRLTSSAHKFISMVQDILEDLAPLINLQIGQSIVDSITVLFNKYIDILARAMPCLSGDELNIGCSFDSKLNPAKTESQQLALLANATALADELLPRYVSKFSILKGGNLDCPSKGNHMILIRNASHLIECKDWRCHLQHSVDKLRDQFCQQYVLNQIYSTQGDTRLTALRYLNDKSKDLFLDQNPMPSSPFQAWFLKLTQLGQLSADILDGRDRATSQLLMRLTETFVIWLSSDQEFWDAMEHSSPPLSPFGLQQICTF